In a genomic window of Thiosocius teredinicola:
- a CDS encoding DUF190 domain-containing protein — protein MKQIDVTMVRVYCSEKDRQHQKIIDLLHKEHRVAGVTAFRGIAGFGRSGQLHEAGLLDVSLDLPVIVEFFDRPEKVVDVLRAVKEMVGPGHVVSWSARANLD, from the coding sequence ATGAAACAGATCGACGTCACCATGGTGCGCGTGTATTGCAGCGAGAAGGATCGCCAGCATCAAAAGATCATCGACCTGCTGCACAAAGAGCATCGCGTGGCAGGCGTGACCGCATTTCGCGGGATCGCCGGTTTCGGCCGCTCCGGCCAGTTGCACGAAGCAGGACTGCTCGATGTGTCGCTGGATCTGCCGGTGATCGTCGAATTTTTCGACCGGCCGGAAAAGGTCGTCGACGTATTGAGAGCCGTTAAAGAAATGGTAGGCCCGGGGCATGTGGTTTCCTGGTCTGCACGAGCCAATTTGGACTGA
- the crcB gene encoding fluoride efflux transporter CrcB, whose product MIQTFAIAAGGAMGALMRFWMSGAVYAWLGRGFPYGTLAVNVVGSLVMGFLYIVLIERSALGAEWRAFALVGFLGAFTTFSTFSIETLNLIEQADYVKAALNMLISVVACVGAAFLGVMLARQL is encoded by the coding sequence TTGATCCAGACATTCGCGATTGCTGCCGGCGGTGCCATGGGCGCGTTAATGCGCTTTTGGATGTCCGGCGCCGTGTATGCGTGGCTGGGGCGCGGTTTTCCGTACGGCACGTTGGCGGTCAACGTGGTCGGCTCGCTGGTCATGGGGTTTCTGTACATCGTGCTGATCGAGCGCTCGGCGCTCGGCGCCGAGTGGCGGGCATTTGCCCTGGTCGGTTTCCTGGGGGCTTTCACCACCTTCTCGACCTTTTCGATCGAGACGCTGAACCTGATCGAGCAGGCCGACTATGTCAAAGCGGCGTTGAATATGCTGATCAGCGTGGTCGCCTGCGTGGGCGCCGCATTTCTGGGCGTAATGCTTGCGAGGCAACTATGA
- a CDS encoding replication-associated recombination protein A, which yields MYADDLFDDPDRALQGRPLADRMRPATLQEYMGQEHLLGEGKALRRAIETGRLHSMIFWGPPGTGKTTLARLLAGRSGYAFETLSAVLAGVKDIRAAVDKARQIRAQSGKGTVLFIDEVHRFNKSQQDAFLPHVEDGTLLFVGATTENPSFELNNALLSRARVYVLKSLQRDAIEALLNRALNDTERGLGELKLKISDTAMQLLADAADGDARRAINLLEIAADLATDGRIDDEAVGEVVAGQVRRFDKGGEAFYDQISALHKSVRGSSPDGALYWLCRMLDGGCDALYIARRVVRMASEDIGNADPRGLELALNAWQVQERLGSPEGELAIAQAVAYLACAAKSNAVYSAFNEAMAAAKQSGSLEVPIHLRNAPTRLMKELGYGKAYRYAHDEPGAYAAGETYLPDELAARRFYHPVDRGLEIKIGEKLDQLRALDEKAGKSPSDG from the coding sequence ATGTACGCAGACGATTTATTCGACGACCCGGACCGTGCACTGCAGGGGCGCCCGCTGGCCGACCGTATGCGCCCGGCGACATTGCAGGAATACATGGGGCAGGAGCACCTGCTGGGTGAGGGCAAGGCATTGCGCCGTGCGATCGAGACCGGGCGTTTGCATTCGATGATCTTTTGGGGACCACCCGGTACCGGCAAGACGACGCTTGCGCGTCTGTTGGCGGGTCGATCCGGCTATGCATTCGAAACCCTGTCGGCTGTGCTGGCGGGTGTGAAAGACATTCGCGCTGCCGTCGATAAGGCGCGCCAGATACGGGCGCAGAGCGGCAAGGGAACCGTGCTATTCATCGATGAGGTGCACCGCTTCAACAAGAGTCAACAGGACGCGTTTCTGCCGCACGTCGAAGACGGCACGCTGTTGTTCGTCGGCGCGACCACCGAGAACCCATCGTTCGAGTTGAACAATGCGCTGTTATCACGTGCGCGTGTCTACGTGCTCAAGTCGTTGCAGCGTGACGCGATCGAGGCGTTGCTGAATCGGGCCCTCAACGACACCGAGCGCGGGCTGGGTGAGCTGAAACTGAAGATCAGCGACACTGCGATGCAACTGCTGGCCGATGCCGCAGACGGCGACGCCAGACGTGCAATCAACCTGCTGGAGATTGCTGCGGATCTGGCAACGGACGGCCGAATCGACGACGAAGCCGTCGGCGAAGTGGTTGCGGGGCAGGTCCGGCGCTTCGATAAAGGTGGCGAGGCGTTCTATGACCAGATATCCGCCTTGCACAAATCCGTACGCGGCTCATCGCCCGACGGTGCGTTGTACTGGTTGTGTCGCATGCTCGATGGCGGTTGCGATGCTTTATATATCGCACGCCGGGTCGTGCGCATGGCATCCGAAGACATCGGCAACGCCGACCCGCGCGGCCTGGAACTCGCACTGAACGCCTGGCAGGTTCAGGAGCGTCTCGGCAGTCCTGAGGGGGAACTGGCAATCGCCCAGGCAGTCGCTTACCTCGCCTGCGCCGCCAAGAGCAACGCGGTGTACAGCGCCTTCAACGAGGCGATGGCCGCTGCCAAGCAGTCGGGTTCGCTGGAAGTACCGATCCACCTGCGCAACGCACCGACGCGTTTGATGAAAGAACTGGGCTACGGCAAAGCCTACCGCTACGCCCACGATGAACCTGGGGCCTATGCCGCCGGTGAGACTTATCTGCCCGACGAACTCGCCGCGCGTCGCTTCTATCATCCGGTCGACCGCGGTCTCGAAATCAAGATCGGCGAAAAACTCGATCAATTGCGCGCGTTGGATGAGAAGGCGGGCAAATCGCCGTCCGACGGTTGA
- the uvrY gene encoding UvrY/SirA/GacA family response regulator transcription factor produces the protein MIRILLVDDHDLFRAGVRSILQNQDGMVVVGEYSNGEDAVKAVRDDPPDLILMDVNMPGIGGIEATRKILQIAAGVKVIAVTVLSDDPFPNQLLDAGARGYISKGSGSEEMLEAIRVVMKGQHYISSDVAQKLTLANFRSGGESSPLSTLSAREMQVMMMITRGQGTQQISDALFLSPKTVSTYRHRLYEKLDVANDVELTHLAIRHGLLDSSNQ, from the coding sequence ATGATCCGCATATTGCTAGTCGACGATCACGACCTGTTTCGTGCAGGGGTGCGCAGCATCCTGCAGAACCAGGATGGCATGGTTGTCGTCGGCGAATACTCCAACGGTGAAGACGCCGTCAAGGCGGTTAGGGACGATCCGCCCGACCTGATCCTGATGGACGTGAACATGCCCGGTATCGGCGGTATCGAGGCGACGCGCAAGATCCTGCAGATTGCCGCCGGGGTGAAGGTGATTGCGGTCACCGTGTTAAGCGATGACCCTTTTCCGAACCAGCTGCTGGATGCCGGTGCGCGCGGCTACATCTCCAAGGGCAGCGGGTCTGAGGAGATGCTGGAGGCGATCCGGGTCGTGATGAAGGGGCAGCACTACATCTCGAGCGACGTTGCGCAGAAACTCACGCTGGCGAACTTCCGCAGCGGCGGTGAGTCGTCGCCGCTCAGCACCCTGTCGGCTCGCGAGATGCAGGTCATGATGATGATTACGCGCGGGCAGGGTACCCAACAGATATCGGATGCCTTGTTTCTCAGCCCTAAAACCGTCAGTACCTATCGACATCGTCTGTACGAAAAACTGGACGTCGCCAATGACGTCGAGTTGACGCATTTGGCGATCCGGCACGGTCTCCTCGACAGCTCCAACCAATGA
- a CDS encoding Bax inhibitor-1/YccA family protein → MNRYENVVAHSGGQVEATSNKVLKNTYLLLSATLGFSALMAMVSMYIGVPPFTYLIAVIVAMLMGIFVLPRTANSGAGIGVIFAITGLLGFGLGAVLTLYLSLPNGPQIIATAFAGTGIIFLGLSGYALTSKRDFSFMGGFLMAGMIVAFLAIIANIFLQMPALSLAISAAVIMLMSGFILFDTSRIIRGGETNYIMATYGLYLSIFNIFIHLLNILGIMGDE, encoded by the coding sequence ATGAACCGTTACGAGAATGTTGTCGCACATAGTGGCGGCCAGGTGGAAGCCACCAGCAACAAGGTACTCAAGAACACCTACCTGCTGCTGTCCGCCACCCTGGGATTCAGCGCGCTGATGGCGATGGTCTCAATGTACATCGGTGTGCCGCCGTTCACCTACCTGATCGCTGTGATTGTGGCGATGCTCATGGGTATCTTCGTTCTGCCGCGTACCGCCAATTCCGGCGCCGGCATCGGTGTGATCTTTGCGATCACCGGCCTGCTTGGATTCGGCCTGGGTGCGGTCCTCACGCTTTACCTTTCGTTGCCGAATGGCCCGCAGATCATCGCAACGGCTTTCGCCGGCACCGGCATCATCTTCCTCGGTCTGTCGGGTTACGCGCTGACCTCGAAGCGTGACTTCAGCTTCATGGGCGGCTTCCTGATGGCAGGCATGATCGTCGCGTTTCTCGCGATCATCGCCAACATCTTCCTGCAGATGCCGGCCCTGTCGCTGGCAATCTCGGCAGCCGTGATCATGCTGATGAGTGGTTTCATCCTGTTCGACACCAGCCGCATCATCCGCGGCGGTGAGACCAACTACATCATGGCGACCTACGGCCTGTACCTGAGTATCTTCAACATCTTCATTCATCTGTTGAACATCCTTGGGATCATGGGCGACGAATAA
- the serS gene encoding serine--tRNA ligase, whose product MLDPKLLRTELDNVARQLARRGFELDTTRIAEFEAKRKALQVDTQDLQNERNTKSKSIGKAKAAGEDIQPLLDEVATLGDRLKAANDALNDVQEQLRDIALSTPNLPHESVPEGKDEDDNREERRWGEPAAFDFEPKDHVDLGAGLDMLDFDVAAKLTGSRFAVMSGSLARLHRALTQFMLDVHTTEHGYTEAYVPYMVNADSLFGTGQLPKFAEDLFRLENTDYYLIPTAEVPLTNIVRDAIVEDSYMPRRYVAHTPCFRSEAGAYGKDTRGMIRQHQFDKVELVHVVRPEESFEALEALTGHAEAILQKLGLPYRVVTLCTGDMGFSATKTYDIEVWLPGQDKYREISSCSNMGDFQARRMQARWRNPETGKPELVHTLNGSGLAVGRTLVAVLENYQQADGSVRVPDVLKPYMGGVEVLAVA is encoded by the coding sequence ATGCTGGACCCGAAATTACTGCGAACCGAACTCGACAACGTAGCGCGTCAGCTCGCGCGACGCGGTTTCGAACTGGACACCACACGGATTGCCGAGTTCGAAGCGAAGCGCAAGGCCTTGCAGGTCGACACCCAGGACCTGCAAAACGAGCGCAACACCAAGTCGAAATCGATCGGTAAGGCGAAAGCGGCGGGCGAGGACATTCAGCCGCTGCTCGATGAGGTCGCGACGCTCGGCGATCGGCTGAAAGCTGCCAACGATGCGTTGAACGACGTGCAGGAGCAGTTGCGCGACATCGCCTTGAGCACGCCCAACCTGCCGCACGAGAGCGTGCCCGAAGGCAAGGACGAAGACGATAACCGCGAGGAGCGTCGTTGGGGCGAGCCGGCCGCGTTCGATTTCGAACCGAAAGACCATGTCGATCTCGGTGCCGGGCTCGACATGCTGGACTTCGACGTAGCGGCCAAGCTGACTGGCTCGCGTTTCGCGGTGATGAGCGGATCGCTGGCGCGGCTGCATCGCGCGCTGACCCAGTTCATGCTCGATGTACACACCACCGAACATGGCTACACCGAGGCCTATGTGCCCTACATGGTCAATGCCGACAGTCTTTTCGGCACCGGCCAGCTGCCCAAGTTTGCCGAAGACCTGTTCCGCCTCGAGAACACCGACTACTACCTGATTCCGACGGCCGAGGTGCCGCTGACCAACATCGTGCGTGACGCGATCGTTGAAGACAGCTATATGCCCCGCCGTTACGTGGCGCATACCCCGTGTTTCCGCTCGGAAGCCGGCGCCTACGGCAAGGACACCCGCGGCATGATCCGTCAGCACCAGTTTGACAAGGTCGAGTTGGTGCACGTGGTGCGTCCCGAAGAATCGTTCGAAGCGCTCGAAGCGCTGACCGGCCATGCCGAGGCCATCCTGCAGAAACTGGGCTTGCCGTATCGCGTGGTTACGTTGTGCACCGGCGATATGGGATTCTCGGCAACCAAGACTTACGACATCGAGGTGTGGCTGCCCGGCCAGGACAAGTACCGCGAGATCTCGTCGTGTTCGAATATGGGCGATTTCCAGGCGCGGCGCATGCAGGCGCGTTGGCGCAATCCCGAGACCGGCAAGCCCGAACTAGTGCACACGCTCAACGGCTCGGGTCTGGCCGTCGGCCGTACGCTGGTCGCGGTGCTCGAGAACTACCAGCAGGCCGATGGCAGTGTGCGGGTGCCGGATGTGCTGAAACCTTACATGGGCGGCGTTGAGGTGCTGGCGGTCGCCTGA